From a single Callithrix jacchus isolate 240 chromosome 5, calJac240_pri, whole genome shotgun sequence genomic region:
- the CRNKL1 gene encoding crooked neck-like protein 1, whose amino-acid sequence MAASTAAGKQRIPKVAKVKNKAPAEVQITAEQLLREAKERELELLPPPPQQKITDEEELNDYKLRKRKTFEDNIRKNRTVISNWIKYAQWEESLKEIQRARSIYERALDVDYRNITLWLKYAEMEMKNRQVNHARNIWDRAITTLPRVNQFWYKYTYMEEMLGNIAGARQVFERWMEWQPEEQAWHSYINFELRYKEVDRARTIYERFVLVHPDVKNWIKYARFEEKHAYFAHARKVYERAVEFFGDEHMDEHLYVAFAKFEENQKEFERVRVIYKYALDRISKQDAQELFKNYTIFEKKFGDRRGIEDIIVSKRRFQYEEEVKANPHNYDAWFDYLRLVESDAEAEAVREVYERAIANVPPIQEKRHWKRYIYLWINYALYEELEAKDPERTRQVYQASLELIPHKKFTFAKMWILYAQFEIRQKNLSLARRALGTSIGKCPKNKLFKVYIELELQLREFDRCRKLYEKFLEFGPENCTSWIKFAELETILGDIDRARAIYELAISQPRLDMPEVLWKSYIDFEIEQEETERTRNLYRRLLQRTQHVKVWISFAQFELSSGKEGSLAKCRQIYEEANKSMRNCEEKEERLMLLESWRSFEEEFGTASDKERVDKLMPEKVKKRRKVQADDGSDAGWEEYFDYIFPEDAANQPNLKLLAMAKLWKKQQQEKEDTEHSPDEDVDENES is encoded by the exons gtGAAAAACAAAGCCCCAGCTGAGGTACAGATAACTGCTGAACAGCTCTTAAGAGAGGCTAAAGAAAGAGAACTTGAGCttcttccacctccacctcaACAAAAGATCACAGATGAAGAAGAATTAAATGATTATAAACTAAGGAAAAGGAAG ACTTTTGAAGATAACATAAGAAAAAACAGGACTGTGATTAGTAACTGGATAAAATACGCACAATGGGAAGAAAGCCTAAAGGAGATTCAAAG GGCTCGATCCATATACGAGCGTGCTTTAGATGTAGACTATCGAAATATTACACTCTGGCTGAAATACGcagaaatggaaatgaagaatCGCCAAGTCAACCACGCACGAAATATCTGGGACCGGGCCATAACAACCCTGCCTCGAGTCAATCAGTTCTG GTACAAGTACACGTACATGGAGGAAATGCTGGGAAACATCGCCGGTGCCCGGCAGGTGTTTGAGCGCTGGATGGAGTGGCAGCCAGAGGAGCAAGCCTGGCATTCCTACATCAACTTTGAGCTGCGATACAAGGAGGTGGATCGGGCCCGCACCATTTATGAGCGAT TTGTCCTCGTGCACCCTGATGTTAAGAACTGGATCAAGTATGCCCGCTTTGAAGAAAAACATGCTTATTTTGCTCACGCACGGAAGGTGTATGAGAGAGCTGTGGAATTCTTTGGCGATGAACATATGGATGAGCACCTTTATGTCGCCTTTGCTAAGTTTGAAGAAAATCAGAAAGAG TTTGAAAGGGTACGAGTGATTTACAAGTATGCCCTGGACAGAATTTCAAAACAAGATGCCCAagaactctttaaaaattataccatCTTTGAGAAGAAGTTTGGTGATAGGCGGGGTATTGAAGATATCATCGTGAGCAAACGGAGATTCCAGTATGAAGAAGAAGTGAAG GCGAATCCACACAATTATGATGCATGGTTTGATTACTTGCGTTTGGTGGAAAGTGACGCAGAAGCTGAAGCCGTGCGAGAAGTCTACGAAAGGGCCATTGCCAACGTCCCACCCATCCAGGAGAAGAGGCACTGGAAGCGCTACATTTATCTTTGGATCAACTATGCACTCTATGAAGAATTGGAGGCAAAG GATCCTGAGAGGACAAGACAGGTGTATCAAGCCTCTTTGGAACTAATTCCTCACAAAAAG TTCACATTTGCCAAAATGTGGATACTCTATGCACAGTTTGAAATACGACAGAAAAATCTATCATTAGCCAGAAGAGCATTG gGAACTTCCATAGGCAAATGTCCaaagaacaaattatttaaagtttaCATAGAATTGGAGTTACAGCTTCGAGAATTTGACAGATGCCGGAAGCTTTATGAAAAGTTCCTGGAATTTGGACCTGAAAATTGTACCTCATGGATTAAATTTGCTGAATTAGAGACAATCCTTGGTGATATTGACAGAGCACGGGCAATCTATGAATTAGCCATCAGTCAGCCACGTTTAGACATGCCAGAG GTGCTTTGGAAATCATATATTGATTTTGAAATTGAGCAGGAAGAAACGGAAAGAACACGAAACCTTTACCGACGGTTGCTTCAACGGACGCAGCATGTCAAG GTGTGGATCAGCTTTGCTCAGTTTGAGTTGTCTTCAGGAAAAGAAGGAAGTTTGGCTAAATGCAGACAAATTTATGAAGAAGCTAACAAAAGCATGCGAAActgtgaagaaaaggaagagagacttATGCTGCTGGAATCTTGGCGAAGCTTTGAAGAAGAATTTGGAACAGCATCAGATAAGGAGAGAGTAGACAAACTCATGCCAGAGAAAgtcaagaagagaagaaaggtcCAGGCTGACGATGGG TCCGATGCAGGCTGGGAAGAATACTTTGATTACATCTTTCCAGAAGATGCTGCCAACCAAcctaacctcaaactcctggccatgGCCAAACTATGGAAGAAACAGCAGCAGGAAAAGGAGGATACTGAGCACAGTCCAGAT